In one Thermanaerovibrio velox DSM 12556 genomic region, the following are encoded:
- the ppdK gene encoding pyruvate, phosphate dikinase — translation MSGEKWVYEYEHGSAEMKGLLGGKGANLAQMWNIGLPVPPGFIITTEACKAYWVDPRGLMDSVWPQVSDAVARLEERTGKVFGGERNPLLVSVRSGAPVSMPGMMDTILNLGLNETTVKALAEASGDERFAWDSYRRFIQMFSDVVLGLEIGEFEFLLSRAKGEQGCSYDHQLTADSLKKLVGQYLRLVESKGISFPTDPWDQLRSAVEAVFKSWNTPRAVTYRNIHKIPDDLGTAVCVVSMVYGNLGEDCGTGVCFTRDPSTGEKRLYGEFLVNAQGEDVVAGIRTPRPISDLKDAMPEVYSELVRLTDLLERHYRDMQDIEFTVERGKLYLLQTRNGKRTAKAAVKVAVDMVREGLISQEEAVKRVTPDQVEQLLHPQLDPSLKFDVLAKGLPASPGAAVGKVVFDADEAERMGKNGEDVILVRPETTPDDIHGLFAARGILTSHGGMTSHAAVVARGLGKPCVSGCEALDIDLAKGVMRVGGKEIRRHEVITIDGSRGLVAYGALPLVQPSFTEDFRELLSFADRVSKLEVWANADTPEDAERARGFGAKGIGLCRTEHMFMQADRLPVMQEMVASTDRDERLEALGKLKVMQKEDFVGIFKAMEGLPVTVRLLDPPLHEFLPKVPEMTERLEELIAQGKGDSPEACKIRVLIQRAESLKEANPMLGFRGCRLGIIYPEIYEMQVEAIFEAVVELMRQGVEVYPDIMMPLVGTYEEMRRLREMVDRMAQRFEAELGRKIPYMVGTMIEVPRAALIAGDLAKEAEFFSFGTNDLTQTTFGYSRDDAEGKFLAEYVRMHILGDNPFHVLDRSGVGRLLEIAVSEGRAQREDIQIGICGEHGGNPKSIAFCHRLGLKYVSCSPFRVPVARLAAAHAAMGLID, via the coding sequence ATGTCTGGGGAAAAGTGGGTTTACGAGTACGAGCATGGAAGCGCAGAGATGAAGGGTTTGTTGGGTGGCAAGGGGGCGAACCTGGCTCAGATGTGGAACATAGGTTTGCCGGTTCCTCCGGGGTTCATAATAACCACCGAGGCCTGTAAGGCCTACTGGGTGGATCCCCGTGGTCTTATGGACTCCGTGTGGCCCCAGGTGTCCGATGCGGTGGCTCGGCTTGAGGAGAGGACCGGCAAGGTTTTTGGGGGTGAGCGAAATCCCCTGCTGGTGTCCGTCCGCTCCGGAGCCCCCGTTTCGATGCCTGGCATGATGGACACGATATTGAACCTTGGGCTCAACGAGACCACCGTGAAAGCCTTGGCGGAGGCCTCTGGGGATGAGAGGTTTGCCTGGGATAGTTACAGGCGTTTCATTCAGATGTTCTCGGATGTGGTGTTAGGCCTTGAGATAGGTGAGTTCGAGTTCCTCCTCTCCAGGGCAAAGGGGGAGCAGGGCTGTTCTTACGATCATCAGCTGACCGCGGATTCCCTTAAGAAGCTGGTGGGGCAGTACTTGAGGCTTGTGGAGTCCAAGGGGATTTCGTTCCCCACGGATCCCTGGGATCAGCTTCGGAGTGCGGTGGAGGCGGTATTTAAGAGCTGGAACACTCCAAGGGCGGTGACGTACAGGAACATACACAAGATCCCCGATGACCTTGGTACCGCGGTTTGTGTGGTGTCCATGGTCTACGGCAACCTCGGGGAAGATTGTGGTACCGGGGTATGCTTCACCAGGGATCCATCTACGGGGGAAAAGCGGCTCTACGGTGAGTTTTTGGTGAACGCCCAGGGGGAGGACGTGGTGGCTGGTATAAGGACTCCCCGTCCCATATCGGATCTTAAGGATGCCATGCCGGAGGTTTATTCCGAGCTGGTGAGGCTTACGGACCTTCTGGAGAGGCACTACCGGGACATGCAGGACATAGAGTTCACGGTGGAGCGAGGTAAGCTTTATCTTCTTCAGACTCGCAACGGTAAGAGGACCGCTAAGGCGGCGGTTAAGGTCGCGGTTGACATGGTGAGGGAGGGCCTCATATCCCAGGAGGAGGCTGTAAAACGGGTTACCCCTGACCAGGTGGAGCAGCTCCTGCATCCCCAGCTGGATCCGTCGCTTAAGTTCGATGTCTTGGCCAAGGGGCTTCCGGCGTCCCCAGGGGCAGCGGTTGGCAAGGTGGTCTTTGACGCCGATGAGGCGGAGCGGATGGGGAAGAACGGAGAAGATGTGATACTGGTGAGGCCGGAGACCACGCCGGACGATATACATGGTCTTTTCGCTGCAAGGGGTATACTCACTAGCCATGGTGGCATGACCAGCCACGCGGCGGTGGTGGCTCGAGGTCTTGGCAAGCCCTGTGTCTCTGGTTGTGAGGCTCTGGACATAGATTTGGCCAAAGGGGTTATGCGAGTTGGGGGCAAGGAGATACGCCGCCACGAGGTCATAACCATAGATGGGTCAAGGGGATTGGTGGCCTATGGAGCGCTGCCCTTGGTACAGCCAAGTTTCACCGAGGACTTCCGGGAGTTGTTGTCCTTTGCGGATCGGGTGTCCAAGTTGGAGGTCTGGGCCAACGCGGATACTCCGGAGGATGCGGAAAGGGCCAGGGGGTTTGGGGCTAAGGGCATAGGGCTTTGTAGGACCGAGCACATGTTCATGCAGGCGGACCGCTTGCCGGTGATGCAGGAGATGGTGGCGTCAACCGATCGGGACGAGCGTTTAGAGGCCCTTGGCAAGCTTAAGGTGATGCAGAAGGAGGATTTCGTAGGGATATTCAAGGCCATGGAGGGGTTGCCGGTTACGGTACGTCTCCTGGATCCTCCGCTTCATGAGTTCCTGCCTAAGGTCCCGGAGATGACAGAGCGTCTTGAGGAGTTGATCGCCCAGGGCAAGGGAGATTCCCCCGAGGCTTGCAAGATTAGGGTGCTTATCCAGAGGGCCGAGAGCCTTAAGGAGGCGAACCCCATGTTGGGCTTCAGGGGTTGCCGTTTGGGGATAATATACCCCGAGATATATGAGATGCAGGTGGAGGCCATATTTGAGGCGGTAGTGGAGCTTATGCGGCAGGGGGTGGAGGTATATCCGGACATAATGATGCCCCTGGTTGGTACCTATGAAGAGATGCGTCGCCTTAGGGAGATGGTTGATCGGATGGCTCAGCGTTTTGAGGCAGAGCTGGGGCGGAAGATCCCCTACATGGTAGGTACCATGATAGAGGTTCCGAGGGCGGCCCTTATAGCAGGGGATTTGGCCAAGGAGGCGGAATTCTTCAGCTTCGGGACCAACGACCTCACCCAGACCACCTTTGGCTATTCCAGGGATGATGCGGAGGGCAAGTTCCTTGCGGAGTACGTGAGGATGCACATCTTAGGTGATAACCCCTTCCACGTCCTGGATCGTTCCGGTGTCGGCCGTCTTCTAGAGATAGCGGTGTCAGAGGGGCGGGCCCAGAGGGAGGACATTCAGATAGGCATATGCGGTGAGCACGGTGGGAACCCCAAGAGCATTGCTTTCTGCCACCGTCTGGGTCTGAAGTATGTTAGCTGTTCTCCGTTCCGCGTGCCGGTGGCCAGGTTGGCTGCGGCCCATGCGGCCATGGGGCTTATAGACTAA
- a CDS encoding deoxyguanosinetriphosphate triphosphohydrolase, with protein sequence MEVRRILERREEETLSPKACLASQSKGREVEEEPCAFRTCFQRDRDRIIHSKAFRRLKHKTQVLLLPEGDHIRTRLTHTLEVAQVARTISRALFLNEDLTEAIALGHDLGHTPFGHMGERVLSRLSLERGLGGFHHASQSLRVVDRLERDGRGLNLTWEVRMGILQHSKGQVDVSKGFDLDAPSTLEAWVVRVSDSIAYLNHDLDDAIRAGFVRPEELPARVARLGMKASQRIGAMVEDVICQSQSGDRIAFSGTMISVMEELRVFLNERLYRSKRVMEEEPKVDHLISSLFEHFERSKEDWDAQRIVDHISGMTDRYVPFVFSAYSGAQPMGY encoded by the coding sequence TTGGAGGTCAGGAGGATTTTGGAGCGCCGGGAGGAGGAGACCCTCTCTCCGAAGGCGTGTCTTGCGTCCCAATCCAAGGGCAGGGAGGTTGAGGAGGAGCCCTGTGCTTTCCGCACATGTTTTCAGAGGGATAGGGACAGGATAATCCACTCTAAGGCTTTTAGACGGTTAAAGCACAAGACCCAGGTCCTTTTGCTGCCCGAGGGAGATCACATAAGGACCCGTCTTACGCACACCCTGGAGGTAGCCCAGGTGGCGAGGACCATATCCAGGGCTCTTTTCTTGAACGAGGATCTCACGGAGGCCATAGCTTTGGGGCATGATCTAGGGCATACTCCGTTTGGACACATGGGTGAGCGGGTCTTGAGCAGGCTTAGTTTGGAGAGAGGCTTAGGGGGATTTCATCATGCATCTCAGAGCCTCAGGGTGGTGGACCGCCTGGAGAGGGACGGAAGGGGATTGAACCTCACTTGGGAGGTTCGGATGGGGATACTTCAACACTCCAAGGGACAGGTGGATGTTTCCAAGGGTTTTGACCTGGATGCCCCTTCAACCCTGGAGGCCTGGGTGGTCAGGGTTTCCGATTCCATAGCTTACCTTAACCACGACCTTGATGACGCCATAAGGGCTGGTTTCGTAAGGCCTGAGGAGTTGCCGGCTAGAGTGGCTCGGTTGGGGATGAAGGCTTCCCAGCGCATAGGGGCCATGGTGGAGGATGTTATATGTCAAAGTCAAAGCGGAGATCGTATAGCGTTCAGCGGCACGATGATATCGGTAATGGAAGAGTTAAGGGTGTTCTTGAACGAGAGGCTCTATAGGTCCAAGCGGGTAATGGAGGAGGAGCCTAAGGTGGATCATCTCATATCGTCTCTCTTCGAGCATTTCGAGAGGAGCAAGGAGGATTGGGATGCCCAGAGGATAGTGGATCACATATCCGGCATGACCGATCGTTATGTCCCTTTTGTGTTTTCAGCGTATAGCGGTGCCCAACCCATGGGGTATTAG
- a CDS encoding penicillin-binding transpeptidase domain-containing protein has protein sequence MTCWIAPLSFPNGWAPKNYDGGYDGEVSIIDALTRSLNTPAVRLAQVVGIKAIKDTARAMGITSPYLPDDLSIALGSTSVTPLEMASAFSCFANGGYRITPFAIKEIRTPSGEVLEKNGPQLERAISPESALEMRTLLEQVVLWGTGKSASVAGYQVFGKTGTTNDWGDAWFVGGVPGLVAVVYAGNDNHKSLGPKATGGKIAAPIWREFVQGVVKVRKLPQRFQIPSDVNVEFIKLCRKTGFLATPSCPSSYLAVKSGQAPTALCPMHGASLSAANADPNAPQLLLSPMDDDYTVSKYSMRYGGSSPAASNPSNSTPNPVAVPTKTQKPQGTAAPAPNPSFNPYKADPSPSSEVEKKYENLLKKYNISD, from the coding sequence ATCACCTGCTGGATCGCCCCCCTCTCCTTCCCTAACGGATGGGCTCCTAAAAACTATGACGGAGGCTACGACGGCGAGGTCTCCATAATCGACGCACTGACGAGGTCCCTTAACACCCCAGCGGTAAGGCTTGCCCAGGTGGTGGGAATAAAGGCCATAAAGGACACCGCAAGGGCAATGGGCATAACATCCCCCTACCTGCCCGATGACCTATCCATCGCCCTTGGATCAACCAGCGTCACCCCCCTTGAGATGGCCTCCGCTTTCTCTTGCTTTGCCAACGGCGGCTACCGGATAACCCCCTTCGCCATAAAGGAGATACGAACTCCCTCCGGAGAGGTGCTGGAGAAAAACGGGCCACAGCTGGAAAGGGCTATATCCCCGGAATCGGCACTGGAGATGAGAACTCTGCTGGAACAGGTAGTTCTGTGGGGCACTGGAAAGTCCGCGTCAGTAGCAGGCTATCAGGTGTTCGGGAAAACAGGCACCACCAACGATTGGGGAGACGCGTGGTTCGTAGGAGGAGTCCCAGGCCTCGTAGCAGTGGTCTACGCCGGCAACGATAACCACAAATCCCTCGGTCCCAAGGCCACCGGCGGTAAGATCGCAGCCCCAATATGGAGGGAATTCGTTCAAGGGGTCGTTAAGGTTAGAAAACTGCCCCAAAGATTTCAAATTCCCTCGGACGTTAACGTGGAATTCATTAAACTGTGCAGAAAAACGGGGTTCCTGGCCACCCCCTCCTGCCCATCCTCTTACCTGGCCGTCAAATCCGGACAAGCACCAACCGCCCTATGCCCCATGCATGGTGCCAGCCTAAGCGCTGCCAACGCTGACCCCAATGCACCTCAACTGCTCCTGTCCCCCATGGACGACGATTACACCGTCTCCAAATACTCCATGAGGTACGGCGGATCGTCCCCTGCCGCATCAAACCCCTCTAACAGCACGCCTAACCCGGTTGCCGTTCCAACAAAGACCCAAAAGCCCCAGGGAACAGCTGCGCCAGCTCCAAACCCGTCATTCAACCCCTACAAGGCGGACCCAAGTCCATCCAGCGAAGTGGAGAAGAAATATGAAAACCTGCTAAAAAAGTACAACATCAGCGATTAA
- a CDS encoding transglycosylase domain-containing protein encodes MKISLTAKRQGGVVKFLLSTLLLLALLGAAAASVGLTFFLREVSSQLPTTEEILSKQPSQASTILDRNGRVIAKLYEEDRTIVPLDRVSPWFIKAVLAAEDSEFYEHQGLSLSGIVRAVLVDLLHKKARQGGSTITQQLARNMFLSHEKKLSRKIKEAVLSLRLERVYTKDQILEMYVNTIYMGHGTYGIGSAAQVYFGKSPSDLTLSEASALAGLIAAPEYYSPLKNPSASKVRQRYVLNRMLELGWITAEQHKAAESTPLRLIGRRSPAKFQQEAPYFVSYILFKNLLPTYGTGTIYRGGLTIQTTLDLDIQRLAEKAFAHLKTEGALVALNPDTGEILAMVGGHNFDKSKFNRAVQAFRQPGSAFKPIVYATAMEAGYRPVDHLLDRPPLLP; translated from the coding sequence ATGAAGATATCCCTTACCGCAAAAAGACAAGGAGGCGTAGTGAAGTTCCTCCTGTCAACGCTTCTCCTGTTGGCCCTTTTGGGGGCCGCGGCTGCCTCAGTGGGGCTGACGTTCTTCCTTCGAGAGGTCTCCTCTCAACTGCCAACCACCGAGGAAATCCTATCCAAGCAACCTAGCCAGGCCAGCACCATCCTAGACAGAAACGGCAGGGTCATAGCCAAACTCTACGAGGAGGACAGGACCATCGTCCCCCTGGATAGGGTTTCCCCTTGGTTCATCAAGGCCGTGCTCGCCGCGGAGGACAGCGAGTTTTACGAGCACCAGGGGCTGAGTCTGTCCGGCATAGTCCGGGCAGTCCTGGTGGACCTCCTGCATAAAAAGGCAAGGCAGGGGGGAAGCACCATAACCCAGCAGCTCGCCAGAAACATGTTCCTCTCCCACGAGAAAAAACTCTCCAGAAAGATAAAGGAAGCGGTCCTGTCCCTGCGGCTAGAAAGGGTTTACACGAAAGACCAGATCCTTGAGATGTACGTAAACACAATTTACATGGGGCATGGCACATACGGGATCGGCTCCGCCGCCCAGGTATACTTCGGCAAGTCCCCATCAGATCTCACCCTATCGGAAGCGTCAGCGCTGGCGGGACTCATCGCCGCTCCGGAGTACTACTCCCCACTTAAAAACCCATCCGCCTCCAAGGTGCGCCAAAGGTACGTTTTAAACCGCATGCTGGAGCTCGGATGGATAACCGCAGAACAACACAAGGCCGCAGAGTCCACCCCCCTACGTCTCATAGGGCGCAGGTCACCAGCTAAGTTCCAGCAGGAAGCCCCTTACTTCGTCTCCTACATCCTATTCAAAAACCTGCTCCCCACCTACGGAACCGGGACCATATACAGGGGGGGACTCACCATCCAAACCACCCTGGATCTGGACATACAGCGGTTGGCTGAGAAGGCCTTCGCCCATTTGAAGACCGAGGGGGCCTTGGTGGCCCTAAACCCCGACACCGGCGAAATACTCGCCATGGTGGGGGGGCATAACTTCGATAAGAGCAAGTTCAACAGGGCGGTACAGGCCTTCAGACAGCCGGGATCCGCTTTCAAACCAATAGTCTACGCCACCGCCATGGAGGCGGGCTACAGACCCGTGGATCACCTGCTGGATCGCCCCCCTCTCCTTCCCTAA
- a CDS encoding type IV pilus twitching motility protein PilT, with product MSVPSLKVLLYEMVKRKASDLHISSSTPPMLRVDGTLIPFDLPDLTPNDVMEYLGDLLPPGRHEEFIQKRELDFSFTMVSLDTMPRFRVNCFFEKGNPAIAIRSISTDIRTMEQLKLPREMVQVAEKMRGLFLVTGPTGSGKSTTLAALIQQINMNRSCHIVTVEDPIEYVFRSERAMIHQREVGDDTMSFSEALRRVLRQDPDVIMIGEMRDLETISAAITAAETGHLVLATLHTPDAAQTVDRIVDVFPPYQQQQVRLQLANILIGICSQQLIPLDGGGRVVATELLWATPGVRNCIREGKTSQIKSMMQTGSSIGMHSMDQDLVRLYREGILSREAVEQYCFDTKEVEHLLGGAVLMR from the coding sequence ATGTCGGTTCCGTCATTGAAGGTTCTTCTGTATGAAATGGTAAAGAGGAAGGCCAGTGACCTTCACATAAGTTCCTCCACCCCCCCCATGTTGAGGGTGGATGGGACGTTGATCCCCTTTGACCTGCCGGACCTTACTCCCAACGACGTAATGGAATATCTGGGGGATCTTTTGCCCCCCGGCAGGCATGAGGAGTTCATTCAGAAGAGGGAGTTGGACTTCAGCTTCACCATGGTATCGTTGGATACAATGCCCCGGTTTCGTGTGAACTGTTTCTTTGAGAAGGGGAACCCTGCCATAGCCATCCGTTCGATCTCCACGGACATAAGGACCATGGAGCAGCTAAAGCTCCCGAGGGAGATGGTGCAGGTGGCGGAGAAGATGCGGGGTCTTTTCCTGGTTACGGGGCCCACCGGGTCTGGTAAGAGCACCACGTTGGCGGCGTTGATCCAGCAGATAAACATGAACAGGTCTTGTCACATAGTTACGGTGGAGGACCCCATAGAGTATGTCTTTAGATCTGAGAGGGCGATGATACATCAGCGGGAGGTTGGGGACGATACCATGTCCTTCTCCGAGGCGTTGCGTCGTGTTCTGCGTCAGGACCCGGATGTGATAATGATCGGAGAGATGCGGGACCTGGAGACTATCTCGGCGGCCATAACCGCGGCGGAGACGGGGCACCTGGTGCTTGCCACCTTGCACACCCCTGACGCGGCCCAGACGGTGGATCGAATTGTGGACGTCTTCCCTCCTTATCAGCAGCAGCAGGTGAGGCTGCAGTTGGCCAACATACTAATAGGCATATGTTCCCAGCAGCTCATACCCTTGGACGGAGGGGGCAGAGTGGTGGCCACCGAGCTTCTTTGGGCTACACCGGGCGTGAGGAACTGCATAAGGGAGGGCAAGACATCTCAGATCAAGAGCATGATGCAGACCGGAAGCTCCATTGGTATGCACTCCATGGATCAGGACCTGGTAAGGCTCTATCGGGAGGGTATCCTATCCAGGGAGGCGGTGGAGCAGTACTGCTTTGACACCAAGGAGGTGGAGCACCTGCTTGGTGGGGCAGTGTTGATGCGATGA
- a CDS encoding type II secretion system F family protein, with protein MKFEYRARSAEGVQSGVLEAGSREAALSLMKGRGWVPLELKEVPEEGSRPFGGFSFLQPKVKLKDLAVAFRQLSTMISAGITVAGALNIIKEQVHSRALSSAFETVSRGVMGGRGLADAMSADKAFSPLVISLIRAGEEGGVLDLSLQRLATLLEKQEALRKKISSALVYPMVVLSICVMVMGILVFVVIPRFSQVFTQMGIELPLVTRLVFAFALGARDNGFLIVLILAVLAVLVMLLKRIPAFKAKWDRVKLRIPLIGDVIYKGIMARSFRTLGTLVSSGVPILRCLDMAAGVANNHFVGGAFQKLKEGAEKGVPLNIVAKREALFPPMVCHMVAIGEETGKLEEMLEKVADWYDMELEEKVKALTSALEPMLILFVGGVVAVVAMSIFFPIISAIQSLM; from the coding sequence TTGAAGTTCGAGTACCGAGCTAGGAGCGCCGAGGGGGTTCAGTCAGGGGTCTTGGAGGCGGGCTCCAGGGAGGCTGCGCTCTCTCTCATGAAGGGGAGGGGTTGGGTGCCCCTGGAGTTGAAAGAGGTGCCGGAGGAGGGGAGCAGGCCTTTTGGAGGGTTTTCGTTTCTCCAGCCCAAGGTTAAACTCAAGGACCTTGCGGTGGCCTTCCGGCAGCTTTCCACCATGATATCCGCCGGGATAACCGTAGCGGGGGCTCTTAACATAATCAAGGAACAGGTGCACAGCAGGGCGCTTTCCTCCGCCTTTGAGACGGTATCCAGGGGGGTTATGGGTGGGCGCGGGTTAGCGGACGCCATGAGCGCGGATAAGGCCTTCTCACCTTTGGTGATCTCTCTCATAAGGGCTGGGGAAGAGGGCGGCGTCCTGGATCTCAGCCTCCAGCGATTGGCCACGTTGCTTGAGAAGCAGGAGGCGTTGCGGAAGAAGATATCCTCTGCGTTGGTTTATCCCATGGTGGTCTTGTCCATCTGTGTGATGGTGATGGGGATATTGGTGTTCGTGGTTATTCCGCGGTTTTCCCAGGTCTTTACGCAGATGGGGATAGAGCTTCCGCTGGTGACCCGGTTGGTGTTTGCCTTCGCCCTTGGGGCCCGGGACAATGGGTTTCTCATAGTTTTGATTTTGGCTGTTTTAGCGGTTTTGGTGATGTTGTTGAAGCGGATCCCCGCCTTCAAGGCCAAGTGGGATCGAGTGAAGCTTCGGATTCCCCTGATAGGGGATGTTATATACAAGGGGATAATGGCCCGAAGCTTTAGAACCCTTGGCACTTTGGTGTCCTCTGGGGTGCCGATTCTGAGGTGCCTGGACATGGCTGCGGGGGTGGCTAACAACCACTTTGTAGGAGGAGCTTTCCAAAAGCTTAAGGAAGGAGCTGAAAAGGGTGTGCCGCTCAACATAGTGGCCAAGAGGGAGGCCCTCTTTCCCCCTATGGTGTGCCACATGGTGGCCATAGGGGAGGAGACCGGCAAGCTGGAGGAGATGCTGGAGAAGGTGGCGGACTGGTACGACATGGAGCTGGAGGAGAAGGTCAAGGCCCTCACCTCTGCGCTGGAGCCGATGTTGATACTGTTCGTCGGGGGAGTGGTGGCGGTGGTCGCCATGTCCATATTCTTCCCCATAATAAGCGCCATCCAAAGCCTCATGTAG
- a CDS encoding prepilin-type N-terminal cleavage/methylation domain-containing protein, protein MKQMWMRLLGKRRKGFTLVELLIVIIIIGILAGAMLLVAGSGTDKAEATRIVSDLRTVKSAAMMYYADNGSWTTDLSRLKSYMGSSGVDTSQFKMLAASNDYYIGRNVTSYGNGVKAKLKDMATKDKNLFGGTDSAVNTTAYNNENWIYMQVR, encoded by the coding sequence ATGAAGCAGATGTGGATGAGGTTGTTGGGCAAGAGGCGGAAGGGTTTTACGTTGGTGGAGCTCCTGATCGTCATCATCATCATCGGTATACTTGCGGGGGCTATGTTGCTGGTGGCGGGCAGCGGCACTGACAAGGCGGAGGCCACTAGGATCGTAAGCGACCTGAGGACCGTTAAGAGCGCCGCCATGATGTACTATGCGGATAACGGCAGTTGGACCACGGACCTCAGTCGGCTTAAGTCCTACATGGGAAGCTCTGGCGTGGATACCTCCCAGTTTAAGATGCTCGCTGCTAGCAACGATTACTACATTGGCCGCAACGTGACCAGCTATGGTAACGGTGTTAAGGCCAAGCTGAAGGATATGGCAACCAAGGACAAGAACCTCTTTGGCGGTACCGACAGCGCTGTTAATACCACAGCTTACAACAACGAGAACTGGATTTACATGCAGGTTCGCTAA
- a CDS encoding prepilin-type N-terminal cleavage/methylation domain-containing protein: MRRGFSLVEALISLVILAVVLLVLGASIMMSHAMAMRTSQQENALWLAGEALDALERGGLPPSSIHPYSLSCSSQDVSGDRVLVVVVSWDSASGARSLRFERVVPSDPALKVN, encoded by the coding sequence GTGAGACGGGGTTTCTCCTTGGTGGAGGCTCTCATATCGCTGGTCATCCTGGCGGTGGTGTTGCTGGTCTTAGGGGCTTCCATAATGATGTCCCACGCCATGGCCATGCGAACCTCTCAGCAGGAGAATGCCCTGTGGCTCGCGGGAGAGGCTTTGGATGCGCTGGAGCGGGGGGGTCTCCCCCCCTCCAGTATTCATCCTTACAGCCTCTCCTGTTCGTCTCAGGATGTGTCGGGCGATAGGGTTCTGGTGGTGGTGGTTAGTTGGGATTCTGCCTCCGGTGCTCGGTCTTTGAGGTTTGAGAGGGTGGTGCCCAGTGATCCGGCCCTTAAGGTCAACTAG
- a CDS encoding type IV pilus modification PilV family protein, with translation MIRPLRSTSRAFSLAEVLMALLVGAIALVGSVAMFWLYISHYERIEFSSRARMRAEEAVAVLQDWVLNAAVGVSADKPSKAFPGVSTLGSWNDLVEVVDSSRKLRLVYGVPSGITVISVDRPSVPPGEVVKIEVTDPLPADLYAVSPATLKGWLVFPSGNLPLRIDSVSGKTLSLSNPHSEDVFVVPFDEVFYPRALVAEQKDGQLYVEDVSLGAPQPRTGVGYADIRFLLSQGVLTLHVLSRGDGPGRGLPSTWPSSFGTSISSDDQKGYLMHVRTSWRLRNR, from the coding sequence GTGATCCGGCCCTTAAGGTCAACTAGCCGGGCTTTCTCCCTTGCGGAGGTCCTGATGGCCCTCCTGGTGGGGGCGATAGCTCTGGTGGGTTCGGTTGCCATGTTTTGGCTTTATATATCTCATTACGAGAGGATAGAGTTTTCGTCCAGGGCAAGGATGAGAGCGGAGGAGGCGGTGGCGGTCCTTCAGGACTGGGTGTTGAACGCTGCGGTTGGGGTTTCCGCGGATAAACCTTCAAAAGCCTTCCCGGGGGTTTCGACGCTTGGCTCGTGGAACGATTTGGTGGAGGTAGTTGACTCCTCGAGGAAGCTTCGGTTGGTTTATGGGGTTCCAAGCGGCATAACTGTGATATCCGTGGATCGGCCGTCGGTTCCGCCGGGTGAAGTTGTTAAAATTGAAGTGACTGATCCACTGCCGGCAGACCTTTATGCCGTTTCCCCCGCTACCCTCAAGGGGTGGCTTGTTTTTCCCTCCGGCAACCTTCCTCTTCGCATAGACTCGGTTAGCGGGAAGACCTTGTCTCTTTCAAATCCCCACTCTGAGGACGTGTTTGTGGTTCCATTTGATGAGGTGTTCTATCCCAGGGCTTTGGTGGCAGAGCAGAAAGACGGTCAGCTGTACGTGGAAGACGTGTCCTTGGGGGCGCCTCAGCCTAGGACGGGGGTTGGGTATGCGGACATCCGGTTCCTTCTCTCTCAGGGGGTGCTCACTTTGCACGTTTTAAGCCGTGGTGATGGCCCCGGTAGGGGTTTGCCGTCCACCTGGCCGTCTTCTTTTGGAACTTCTATTTCTTCCGACGACCAAAAGGGGTATTTGATGCACGTCAGAACCTCTTGGAGGCTGAGAAACCGATGA